In Candidatus Aegiribacteria sp., the DNA window CAACGGCAATTTTTCTGATTCCGATGCTATTAGTAATCGTTCCTTCAGTTTTCCCTGGTAAAGTCTTTACCGTAGAGCCTGATCATGCATTCTGGGCAGAGCCCGTGGGAGAATTTCGCATCGGAATGTTCGGATATATAGGATTCGATCTGCTGCCAGTAACCATCATCATCCCTGATTTTCTTGCACGAAGCGCAGATAGGAAGCATCCCCTGAAGTGCCTTCACATGAGCAAGAGCATCACGAAGCTCATCGTTAATGTCAGAAAGCTCCACGTTCTTAAGACGGTAGATCTCCGCTTCCTTTTCCTTTTTCTCAGTCTCGAACTGTACCTGCAGTAAAGCAATCTTTTCCATGCTTTTCTCGTTCATGTGATCTTCCAGGCATATTTTCAGTTCTCGGGAATACATAAGTGCTTTCAGCAGATCGCCCTTTACCTCATACAGCTTCGTTGCATTCTCCAGGCAGTGAATTTCCCAGTCCTTTATATCAAGCTTTCTTGTTATTGAAAGGCCCCGTACGATAAACTTTTCAGCTTCATCGAAACGTCCCAGCTTGATGTTGACCCCGCCGATACAACTGCACGTGTAGGCAGCTCCCCTTAAATTGCCGATTTCATCATGTAGTTCTAGACTCCTGATAAAGGATTCCAAAGCTGATTCCTTATCACCGAGGTCTTCATGCAGACTTCCCAGATTACCCAGAGTACTTGCTATACCTTTCTTGTCTCCCAGATCTTTCCTTATATCAAGGGCTTTCTCGAAGTACTTACGGGCTGTGTCCAGTTCTTTCTTTCTTCCGTATAAGTTACCAATGTTGTTGTAAAGGAATGCCAGTTGCTTATGGTTTCCGGACTCCTCCCAGATCTTCAGCGCGGTTTCATAGAATGATTGTGCCTGCTCCAGCCGAAACAGACTGCTGTAACACGCTCCTATGTTGAAGTAGCAAAGTGCAAGTTCATCTTCACTTGCGCCACATTCCTGTTTCAATCTTAGAGATTCATGGTAGTGTTCAAGAGTCTTATCAACCAGACCCTGGTTGCTGTAAGTTAAAGCTATAGTACTGTGAACGATTGCCAGACCATCTTTGTCTCCGAGTTTCTCATAGATTTCCATGGATTTCCGGCAATACGACATAGACTTAGCAAAATTCCCTGCCTCGCGATTGATTATTCCAAGCATTCTATTGCTTCTTGCCTGTTCGACAGGCAATTCCAGTTTTTCTGAAAGATTTTGAGCTTCCAGTGCATAGGTTTCAGCTTTTTGCGGAGCTGAATGAGAAACAATGCTTGCTAATTTTATCAATACTGATACAAGTTCTGAACCGGGAGGATCCAGCCTGAGTTCTTCCAGTTCCTTCTCCAGCGCCGGAATTTCCTTATTCGGCATACTCCATACCCCCAAAA includes these proteins:
- a CDS encoding tetratricopeptide repeat protein, encoding MPNKEIPALEKELEELRLDPPGSELVSVLIKLASIVSHSAPQKAETYALEAQNLSEKLELPVEQARSNRMLGIINREAGNFAKSMSYCRKSMEIYEKLGDKDGLAIVHSTIALTYSNQGLVDKTLEHYHESLRLKQECGASEDELALCYFNIGACYSSLFRLEQAQSFYETALKIWEESGNHKQLAFLYNNIGNLYGRKKELDTARKYFEKALDIRKDLGDKKGIASTLGNLGSLHEDLGDKESALESFIRSLELHDEIGNLRGAAYTCSCIGGVNIKLGRFDEAEKFIVRGLSITRKLDIKDWEIHCLENATKLYEVKGDLLKALMYSRELKICLEDHMNEKSMEKIALLQVQFETEKKEKEAEIYRLKNVELSDINDELRDALAHVKALQGMLPICASCKKIRDDDGYWQQIESYISEHSDAKFSHGLCPECMIRLYGKDFTREN